Proteins encoded together in one Helicobacter pylori window:
- a CDS encoding cell division protein FtsW, with protein sequence MDFLGVLMSYSLSTYTTVVLYHYGEFHFFIRQLLSAIIGIVIMWGLSRVDPSKWFSRLGFFLLFVPSLLIIGMFFLPESLSSSAGGAKRWIRLGFFSLAPLEFLKIGFTFFLAWSLSRTFVAKEKTSVKEELIIFGPYSVVFVVLAVGVGFLQNDLGQIVLLGAVLIMLLVFSGGSAHLFGLIVLGALAISVLAIVTSPHRILRVKLWWSNLQNSLFTLLPDKLANALRISDLPESYQVFHAGNAMHNGGLFGQGLGLGQIKLGFLSEVHTDMVLAGIAEEWGFLGLCVCFILFSVLIVLIFRIANRLKEPKYSLFCVGVVLLISFSLVINAFGVGGIFPVKGLAVPFLSYGGSSLLANCIAIGLVLSLARYTKG encoded by the coding sequence ATTGATTTTTTGGGGGTATTGATGAGCTATTCGCTCTCAACTTACACCACAGTGGTGCTGTATCATTATGGGGAATTCCATTTTTTCATACGCCAGCTTTTAAGTGCGATCATAGGGATTGTTATCATGTGGGGGTTGTCTAGGGTTGATCCTAGCAAGTGGTTTAGCCGTTTGGGGTTTTTTCTCCTTTTTGTCCCATCACTACTCATTATTGGCATGTTTTTTTTGCCAGAAAGCCTTTCCAGTAGCGCTGGGGGGGCGAAGCGATGGATTCGTTTGGGGTTTTTCTCTCTAGCGCCTTTGGAGTTTTTAAAGATTGGTTTCACTTTTTTTCTTGCGTGGAGTTTGTCTCGCACCTTTGTGGCAAAAGAAAAGACTAGTGTTAAAGAAGAACTGATCATTTTTGGGCCTTATTCAGTGGTGTTTGTGGTATTAGCGGTTGGGGTGGGGTTTTTGCAAAACGATTTGGGGCAGATCGTTCTTTTGGGGGCAGTTTTAATCATGCTGTTAGTCTTTTCTGGAGGGAGTGCGCATTTGTTTGGCTTGATTGTTTTAGGGGCGCTTGCGATCAGCGTTTTAGCGATTGTTACAAGCCCTCATAGGATTTTACGCGTGAAATTGTGGTGGTCTAATTTGCAAAATTCGCTTTTCACGCTTTTGCCGGATAAATTAGCGAACGCTCTTAGAATAAGCGACTTGCCCGAATCTTATCAAGTCTTTCATGCAGGCAATGCCATGCATAATGGGGGGTTGTTTGGGCAAGGGCTTGGGCTAGGGCAAATCAAGCTTGGGTTTTTGAGCGAAGTGCATACGGACATGGTCTTAGCTGGGATCGCCGAAGAATGGGGGTTTTTGGGGCTATGCGTTTGTTTTATTTTGTTTTCTGTTTTGATTGTTTTGATTTTTAGGATCGCTAACCGCTTGAAAGAGCCAAAATATTCGCTATTTTGCGTGGGCGTGGTGCTGCTCATCAGTTTTTCTTTGGTGATCAACGCCTTTGGGGTGGGCGGGATTTTTCCGGTTAAGGGCCTAGCGGTGCCGTTTTTGAGCTATGGAGGGAGTTCGCTTTTAGCGAATTGTATCGCTATAGGGCTTGTTCTAAGCCTAGCGCGATACACGAAGGGCTAA
- a CDS encoding ABC transporter substrate-binding protein, with amino-acid sequence MLIARFKKALISYSLGTLVASLLLNVCNASMQEVKVKDYFGEQTIKLPVSKIAYIGSYVEVPAMLNVWNRVVGVSDYAFKDDIVKATLKGEDLKRVKHMSTDHTAALNVELLKKLSPDLVVTFVGNPKAVEHAKKFGISFLSFQETTIAEAMQAMQAQATVLEIDASKKFAKMQETLDFIAERLKNVKKKKGVELFHKANKISGHQAISSDILEKGGIDNFGLKYVKFGRADISVEKIVKENPEIIFIWWVSPLTPEDVLNNPKFSTIKAIKNKQVYKLPTMDIGGPRAPLISLFIALKAHPEAFKGVDINAMVKDYYKVVFDLNDAEVEPFLWH; translated from the coding sequence ATGCTGATCGCTCGCTTTAAAAAAGCTTTAATCTCTTATTCTTTAGGCACGCTTGTCGCTTCATTATTGTTGAATGTGTGCAACGCTTCAATGCAAGAAGTCAAAGTCAAGGATTATTTCGGGGAGCAAACTATAAAGCTTCCTGTTTCTAAAATAGCCTATATAGGGAGCTATGTAGAAGTGCCTGCCATGCTTAATGTTTGGAATAGGGTCGTGGGCGTTTCGGATTACGCTTTTAAAGATGACATTGTTAAAGCCACTCTCAAAGGCGAGGATCTTAAACGAGTCAAACACATGAGCACTGATCACACAGCCGCATTGAATGTGGAATTATTAAAAAAGCTTAGCCCTGATCTTGTGGTAACCTTTGTGGGTAACCCTAAAGCGGTAGAGCATGCGAAAAAATTTGGGATTTCATTCCTTTCTTTCCAAGAAACAACGATCGCAGAGGCCATGCAAGCTATGCAAGCTCAAGCCACGGTCTTAGAGATTGACGCTTCCAAAAAATTCGCCAAAATGCAAGAAACTTTGGATTTTATTGCTGAGCGTTTGAAAAATGTTAAAAAGAAAAAGGGCGTGGAGCTTTTCCATAAAGCCAATAAAATCAGCGGTCATCAGGCCATTAGCTCAGACATTTTAGAAAAAGGGGGCATAGACAATTTTGGCTTGAAATATGTTAAATTTGGGCGCGCTGACATTAGCGTGGAAAAAATCGTTAAAGAAAACCCTGAAATCATTTTCATTTGGTGGGTAAGTCCGCTCACGCCTGAAGACGTGTTAAACAACCCCAAGTTTTCCACTATTAAGGCCATTAAAAACAAGCAAGTTTATAAACTCCCCACAATGGATATTGGCGGGCCAAGAGCCCCGCTCATTAGCCTTTTTATCGCTTTAAAAGCCCACCCTGAAGCGTTTAAGGGCGTGGATATTAATGCGATGGTGAAAGATTATTATAAGGTGGTTTTTGATTTGAATGATGCAGAAGTTGAACCCTTTTTATGGCATTAA
- a CDS encoding peroxiredoxin has translation MLVTKLAPDFKAPAVLGNNEVDEHFELSKNLGKNGAILFFWPKDFTFVCPTEIIAFDKRVKDFQEKGFNVIGVSIDSEQVHFAWKNTPVEKGGIGQVTFPMVADITKSISRDYDVLFEEAIALRGAFLIDKNMKVRHAVINDLPLGRNADEMLRMVDALLHFEEHGEVCPAGWRKGDKGMKATHQGVAEYLKENSIKL, from the coding sequence ATGTTAGTTACAAAACTTGCCCCAGACTTTAAAGCACCTGCCGTTTTAGGAAACAATGAGGTTGATGAACACTTTGAGCTTTCTAAAAATTTAGGTAAGAATGGTGCGATTCTTTTCTTTTGGCCAAAAGATTTTACTTTTGTATGCCCTACAGAAATCATTGCGTTTGACAAAAGAGTGAAAGACTTCCAAGAAAAAGGCTTTAATGTGATTGGCGTGTCTATTGACAGCGAACAAGTGCATTTTGCATGGAAAAACACCCCTGTAGAAAAAGGCGGTATTGGTCAAGTAACTTTCCCTATGGTAGCTGATATTACCAAAAGCATTTCTAGAGACTATGATGTGCTGTTTGAAGAAGCGATCGCTTTGAGAGGTGCTTTTTTGATTGACAAAAACATGAAAGTAAGGCATGCGGTGATCAATGACTTGCCATTGGGTAGGAATGCAGATGAAATGCTTCGCATGGTAGACGCTCTCTTACACTTTGAAGAACATGGTGAAGTTTGCCCAGCAGGTTGGAGAAAAGGCGATAAAGGCATGAAAGCAACTCACCAAGGCGTTGCAGAGTATCTTAAGGAAAATTCCATTAAGCTTTAA
- a CDS encoding ABC transporter substrate-binding protein → MNIFKRIICVTAIVLGFFNLLDAKHHKEKKEDRKITRELKVGANPVPHAQILQSVVDDLKEKGIKLVIVSFTDYVLPNLALNDGSLDANYFQHRPYLDRFNLDRKMHLVGLANIHVEPLRFYSQKITDIKNLKKGSVIAVPNDPANQGRALILLHKQGLIALKDPSNLYATEFDIVKNPYNIKIKPLEAALLPKVLGDVDGAIVTGNYALQAKLTGALFSEDKDSPYANLVASREDNAQDEAIKALIEALQSEKTRKFILDTYKGAIIPAF, encoded by the coding sequence ATGAATATATTCAAGCGTATTATTTGCGTAACCGCTATTGTTTTAGGTTTTTTTAATCTTTTAGACGCCAAACACCACAAAGAAAAAAAAGAAGACCGCAAAATCACTCGTGAGCTTAAAGTGGGCGCTAACCCTGTGCCGCATGCGCAAATCTTGCAATCAGTCGTGGACGATTTGAAGGAGAAAGGGATCAAATTAGTGATCGTGTCTTTTACCGATTATGTGTTGCCTAATTTAGCGCTCAATGACGGCTCTTTAGACGCGAATTACTTCCAGCACCGCCCTTATTTGGATCGGTTTAATTTGGACAGAAAAATGCACCTTGTTGGTTTGGCCAATATCCATGTGGAGCCTTTAAGATTTTATTCTCAAAAAATCACAGACATTAAAAACCTTAAAAAAGGCTCAGTGATTGCTGTACCAAACGATCCGGCCAATCAAGGCAGGGCGTTGATTTTATTGCATAAGCAAGGCCTTATCGCTCTCAAAGATCCAAGCAATCTATACGCTACGGAGTTTGATATTGTCAAAAATCCTTACAACATCAAAATCAAGCCTTTAGAAGCCGCGCTATTGCCTAAGGTTTTAGGGGATGTGGATGGGGCTATTGTAACAGGGAATTATGCCTTGCAAGCAAAACTCACCGGAGCCTTATTTTCAGAAGACAAGGACTCGCCTTATGCCAATCTTGTAGCCTCTCGTGAGGATAACGCGCAAGATGAAGCCATAAAAGCGCTGATTGAAGCCTTACAAAGCGAAAAGACCAGGAAATTCATTTTGGATACCTATAAGGGGGCGATTATCCCGGCTTTTTAA
- the mrdA gene encoding penicillin-binding protein 2 — protein MKNLRYKLLLFVFIGFWGLLVLNLFILSVKNQEYYEKLAERNMTKKEFLVPTRGNITDRNDEFLATNELVFGVFLPSGLKQKELLEKIEIIQKFFPNFSKETLLNDYQKENSLYNHNLIKVVGLIPYATMQPLYTKLIQTQGIFVLPLDKRYYPNNALASHVLGYVGVASLQDLKDDEENQYSQIVGKTGIEKEYNKLLQGRVGYKIMRVNALNQELATLEVVPPSTNNHLQLSLDKRLQKEADKLFENKRGAILVMDAENGELLVAGSYPEYNLNDFVGGISQDKWQKLQDDIYNPLLNRFANALYPPGSVVKMGVGLSFLENLHITENTTIPTPPFIEVGKRKFRDWKKTGHGNSNLYKAIRESVDVYFYKFGLEISIEKLSKTLREVGFGEKTGVDLPNEFVGIVPDNLWKLKRFNQDWHVGDTLITAIGQGSFLATPLQVLAYTGLIATGKLATPHFAINNKQPLKDPLNSFQKKKLQALRVGMYEVCNHKDGTAYHSTRGSKVTLACKTGTAQVVEIAQNIVNRMKEKDMEYFHRSHAWITAFLPYEKPKYAITILVEHGEGGSKLGGLLVKMSNKLYELGYL, from the coding sequence ATGAAAAATCTTCGCTATAAGCTTTTACTCTTTGTTTTTATAGGGTTTTGGGGGTTATTGGTTTTAAATTTATTTATTTTAAGCGTTAAAAATCAAGAATACTATGAAAAACTGGCCGAACGCAACATGACCAAAAAGGAATTTTTAGTCCCTACAAGGGGCAATATTACAGACAGAAATGATGAGTTTTTAGCCACTAACGAATTGGTGTTTGGCGTGTTTTTGCCTAGCGGATTGAAACAAAAAGAGCTTTTAGAAAAAATTGAAATCATCCAAAAGTTTTTTCCTAACTTTTCCAAAGAAACGCTTTTAAACGATTACCAAAAAGAAAATTCGCTTTATAACCATAACCTCATTAAAGTGGTAGGTCTCATTCCTTATGCCACCATGCAACCTCTTTATACCAAACTCATCCAAACTCAAGGCATTTTTGTGCTGCCTTTAGACAAGCGCTACTACCCTAATAACGCTTTAGCTTCGCATGTTTTAGGCTATGTGGGGGTGGCAAGCTTGCAAGATTTAAAAGACGATGAAGAGAATCAATACAGCCAGATTGTGGGCAAAACCGGCATTGAAAAAGAATACAACAAGCTTTTACAAGGCAGGGTGGGCTATAAAATCATGCGTGTCAATGCGCTCAATCAGGAATTAGCCACTTTAGAAGTAGTGCCGCCAAGCACCAATAACCACTTGCAATTGAGTTTAGACAAACGCTTGCAAAAAGAAGCGGACAAACTCTTTGAAAATAAAAGGGGGGCGATTTTAGTGATGGATGCAGAAAATGGGGAATTGCTCGTTGCAGGAAGTTACCCTGAATACAATTTGAACGATTTTGTAGGCGGGATCAGTCAAGACAAATGGCAAAAACTTCAAGATGATATTTATAACCCCTTATTAAACCGCTTCGCTAACGCCTTGTATCCGCCGGGATCTGTGGTTAAAATGGGCGTGGGGTTAAGCTTTTTAGAAAACCTTCATATCACAGAAAACACCACCATACCCACACCGCCTTTTATTGAAGTGGGTAAGCGCAAATTCAGGGACTGGAAAAAAACAGGGCATGGCAATTCCAATTTGTATAAAGCCATTAGGGAGTCCGTGGATGTGTATTTTTATAAGTTTGGGCTTGAAATCTCTATAGAAAAACTCTCTAAAACCTTAAGGGAAGTGGGCTTTGGGGAAAAAACGGGCGTTGATTTGCCGAATGAATTTGTGGGGATTGTGCCGGATAATTTGTGGAAACTCAAACGCTTCAATCAAGACTGGCACGTTGGGGACACGCTCATTACCGCTATTGGGCAAGGCTCTTTCTTAGCCACGCCCTTACAAGTGCTAGCCTACACGGGACTCATTGCGACAGGCAAACTGGCGACGCCTCATTTTGCTATCAACAACAAACAACCGCTCAAAGACCCCCTAAATAGCTTTCAAAAAAAGAAGCTCCAAGCCTTGCGCGTTGGAATGTATGAAGTGTGCAACCATAAAGACGGCACCGCTTATCATTCCACAAGAGGTTCTAAGGTTACTTTAGCGTGTAAAACCGGCACCGCGCAAGTCGTAGAAATCGCTCAAAACATCGTCAATCGCATGAAAGAAAAGGATATGGAATATTTCCATCGATCCCATGCGTGGATTACGGCATTTTTGCCTTATGAAAAACCCAAATACGCTATCACTATTCTAGTAGAACATGGGGAAGGGGGATCAAAACTAGGGGGCTTGTTAGTGAAAATGAGTAATAAACTCTATGAGCTTGGCTATCTTTAA
- a CDS encoding YihA family ribosome biogenesis GTP-binding protein — MIAIKDAHFLTSSGQLSQCPASLTSEMVILGRSNVGKSSFINTLLGKNLAKSSATPGKTRLANFFSTTWEDKENALTTTFNVIDLPGFGYAKVSKSLKKEWEGFLWELLSVRVSIKLFIHLVDARHLDLGIDKNAKENIQALLRPDQAYLSLFTKFDKLNKNEQHRLFLNAPKPFLINTTHFNALSSKYPTLEIVRQTLLKYLLTNPL; from the coding sequence ATGATCGCCATTAAAGACGCTCATTTTCTCACTTCTTCTGGTCAACTTTCGCAATGCCCTGCGAGCTTGACTTCTGAAATGGTCATTTTAGGGCGTAGCAATGTAGGTAAAAGCTCGTTTATTAATACCTTGTTAGGAAAAAATCTCGCCAAAAGTTCAGCAACGCCTGGAAAAACCCGTTTAGCGAATTTTTTTTCCACCACTTGGGAAGATAAAGAAAACGCCTTAACGACTACTTTTAATGTGATTGATTTGCCCGGGTTTGGCTACGCTAAAGTTTCTAAAAGCTTGAAAAAAGAATGGGAGGGGTTTTTATGGGAATTGTTGAGCGTTAGGGTTTCTATCAAACTTTTTATCCATTTAGTGGATGCGCGCCATTTGGATTTAGGAATTGATAAAAACGCTAAAGAAAACATTCAAGCCCTTCTAAGGCCCGATCAAGCCTACCTTTCTCTTTTTACGAAATTTGACAAGTTGAATAAAAACGAGCAACACCGCCTTTTTTTAAACGCTCCTAAACCTTTTTTAATCAATACCACCCATTTTAACGCTCTTTCTTCAAAATACCCAACCCTTGAAATAGTGCGCCAAACCCTTTTGAAATACTTGCTCACTAACCCCTTATAA
- the lptA gene encoding lipopolysaccharide transport periplasmic protein LptA, which produces MRWWCFLVCCFGILSVMSAQKTDNKGLKKERELLEITGNQFVANDKTKTAVIQGNVQIKKGKDRLFADKVSVFLNDKRKPERYEATGNTHFNIFTEDNREISGSADKLIYNALNGEYKLLQNAVVREVGKSNVITGDEIILNKTKGYADVLGSAKRPAKFVFDMEDINEENRKAKLKKKGAKEKP; this is translated from the coding sequence ATGCGTTGGTGGTGTTTTTTGGTGTGTTGTTTTGGTATTTTAAGCGTGATGAGCGCTCAAAAAACAGACAATAAAGGTTTGAAAAAAGAAAGAGAGCTTTTAGAGATCACCGGCAACCAATTTGTAGCGAACGACAAAACAAAAACCGCCGTTATTCAAGGCAATGTGCAGATCAAAAAAGGTAAAGACCGGTTGTTTGCGGATAAAGTGAGCGTGTTTTTAAACGATAAACGAAAGCCTGAACGCTATGAAGCCACAGGGAACACGCATTTTAACATCTTTACAGAGGATAATCGTGAAATCAGCGGGAGCGCTGACAAGCTCATTTATAACGCGCTGAATGGGGAATACAAATTGTTGCAAAATGCGGTGGTTAGAGAAGTGGGGAAATCTAATGTCATCACCGGTGATGAAATCATTTTAAACAAAACCAAGGGTTATGCTGATGTGTTGGGGAGTGCGAAACGGCCCGCTAAATTCGTGTTTGATATGGAAGATATTAATGAAGAAAATCGTAAGGCTAAATTGAAGAAGAAGGGTGCTAAGGAAAAACCATGA
- a CDS encoding HAD family hydrolase, with translation MIKLLLLDVDGTLTDGSLYFDENFHEIKAFNVKDGLGMTLWQKLGKKIAIITGRTSIMVKKRMESLGVQFVFMGVENKNAVIERLKKDLQLSAQEIACVGDDYNDLGMFKACALSFAPFDAHPLLKSKAYKVLQNSGGKGAVREAIDYLLTLEGLQDEALKLYL, from the coding sequence ATGATTAAGTTATTGCTTTTAGATGTGGATGGCACGCTCACGGACGGGTCGTTGTATTTTGATGAAAATTTTCACGAAATCAAGGCTTTTAATGTCAAAGACGGGCTTGGCATGACGCTATGGCAAAAATTAGGCAAAAAAATCGCTATCATTACAGGAAGAACTTCAATCATGGTGAAAAAACGCATGGAGAGCTTGGGCGTTCAGTTTGTTTTTATGGGCGTTGAAAATAAAAACGCCGTTATAGAGCGACTCAAAAAAGACTTGCAATTGAGCGCACAAGAAATCGCATGCGTGGGCGATGATTATAACGATTTAGGCATGTTTAAGGCATGCGCTTTGAGTTTCGCCCCTTTTGATGCGCACCCCTTGCTTAAAAGCAAGGCTTATAAAGTGTTGCAAAATTCAGGGGGCAAGGGGGCTGTTAGGGAAGCGATTGATTATCTTTTAACATTAGAAGGCTTGCAAGATGAAGCGCTCAAGCTTTACCTCTAA
- a CDS encoding septal ring lytic transglycosylase RlpA family protein, which translates to MGWALKRVCFLGVIFLISACAVKKEGIKNLSYKHESLRAYENAKDYDPTTKKATYKRNFFERHFKHHTDSQDSNTKDQPLDNGMRDSSAIQRATMRPYQVGGKWYYPTEVDLGEKFDGVASWYGPNFHAKKTSNGEIYNMYAHTAAHKTLPMNTVVKVINVDNNLSTIVRINDRGPFVSDRIIDLSNAAARDIDMVKKGTASVRLIVLGFGGVISTQYEQSFNASSSKILHKEFKVGESEKSVSGGKFSLQMGAFRNQIGAQTLADKLQAENPNYSVKVAFKDDLYKVLVQGFQSEEEARDFMKKYNQNAVLTRE; encoded by the coding sequence ATGGGTTGGGCGTTGAAAAGAGTTTGTTTTTTAGGCGTTATTTTTTTGATTAGCGCTTGTGCGGTTAAAAAAGAGGGAATAAAGAATTTGTCTTACAAGCATGAAAGCTTGCGCGCTTATGAAAACGCTAAGGATTATGACCCAACAACCAAAAAAGCCACCTATAAACGCAATTTTTTTGAACGCCATTTCAAACACCATACCGATTCGCAAGATAGCAACACAAAAGATCAGCCACTAGATAACGGCATGCGCGATTCTAGCGCGATCCAAAGAGCCACCATGCGCCCTTATCAAGTGGGGGGCAAGTGGTATTACCCCACTGAAGTGGATTTAGGCGAAAAATTTGATGGCGTTGCGAGCTGGTATGGCCCCAATTTCCATGCCAAAAAAACCAGTAATGGGGAAATCTATAACATGTATGCCCACACCGCCGCGCACAAAACTTTACCCATGAACACCGTGGTGAAAGTCATCAATGTTGATAATAACTTAAGCACCATTGTGCGCATTAATGATAGAGGGCCTTTTGTGAGCGATCGCATCATTGATTTGTCTAATGCGGCCGCTAGGGATATTGACATGGTTAAAAAAGGCACGGCCAGCGTGCGTCTCATTGTTTTGGGTTTTGGTGGGGTTATCTCCACGCAATACGAACAATCCTTTAACGCCAGCTCTTCAAAGATCTTGCACAAGGAATTTAAAGTCGGCGAGAGCGAAAAAAGCGTGAGCGGAGGGAAATTTTCTTTGCAAATGGGGGCTTTTAGAAACCAAATAGGCGCTCAAACTTTAGCGGATAAATTGCAAGCAGAAAATCCAAATTACAGCGTCAAGGTTGCTTTTAAAGACGATTTGTATAAAGTTTTAGTTCAAGGGTTTCAAAGCGAAGAAGAGGCTAGGGATTTTATGAAAAAATACAACCAGAATGCGGTTTTAACGAGAGAATGA
- a CDS encoding YchF/TatD family DNA exonuclease, with amino-acid sequence MFIDTHCHLDHKDYENDLDEVLKESLEKGVTQCVIPGADMKDLNRAVGISEKFEGVFFAIGAHPYDVESFDESLFEKFVGHQKCVAIGECGLDYYRLPELNERENYKSKQKEVFTKQIEFSIQHNKPLIIHIREASFDSLNLLKSYPKAFGVLHCFNADSMLLELSDRFYYGIGGVSTFKNAKRLVEILPKIPKNRLLLETDSPYLTPHPFRGTRNSPIYIPLIAQKIAEIIHIETEELASLSTHNAQTLFNFP; translated from the coding sequence ATGTTTATTGATACGCATTGCCATTTGGATCACAAGGACTATGAAAACGATTTAGATGAAGTGTTAAAAGAGAGTTTAGAAAAAGGCGTTACGCAATGCGTGATTCCGGGTGCGGACATGAAAGATTTGAATAGAGCGGTAGGGATTAGCGAAAAATTTGAAGGCGTGTTTTTTGCCATAGGCGCTCACCCTTATGATGTGGAGAGTTTTGATGAAAGCCTGTTTGAAAAGTTTGTTGGGCATCAAAAATGCGTGGCGATAGGCGAATGCGGGCTGGATTACTACCGCTTGCCTGAATTGAATGAAAGAGAAAATTATAAAAGCAAGCAAAAAGAAGTTTTCACCAAACAGATTGAATTTTCTATCCAACACAACAAGCCATTGATCATCCATATTAGAGAGGCGAGTTTTGATAGTTTGAATCTTTTAAAAAGCTATCCTAAGGCTTTTGGGGTGTTGCATTGCTTTAACGCTGATAGCATGCTTTTGGAATTGAGCGATCGTTTTTATTATGGGATAGGGGGGGTTAGCACTTTTAAAAACGCTAAAAGACTGGTAGAGATCCTCCCTAAAATCCCTAAAAACAGGCTTCTTTTAGAAACGGATTCGCCTTATTTGACCCCACACCCTTTTAGAGGCACCAGGAATAGCCCCATTTATATCCCTTTAATCGCTCAAAAAATTGCCGAAATCATCCACATAGAAACTGAAGAGCTCGCTTCTTTAAGCACGCATAACGCTCAAACGCTTTTTAACTTCCCCTAA
- the ribE gene encoding riboflavin synthase: MFSGLINQIAKVKSFHNNILSIESDLNPKLGDSIAINGACLTAIESSKTHFSVELSQKTQNSVALENYKDLVHIEPALKANASLDGHFVQGHIDAIGVIEKIIHNANQVDFFISASKETLLLCVEQGSIAIDGVSLTLSKVEEKGFWLTIIPYTLENTLFKTYKLKRRVNIETDMLVRSVVSILKKTKGLEKNFSWNEADALTLGY, from the coding sequence ATGTTCAGTGGTCTAATCAATCAAATAGCTAAAGTGAAGAGTTTCCACAACAATATTTTAAGCATAGAGAGCGATCTCAATCCCAAGCTTGGCGATAGCATTGCGATTAATGGGGCGTGTTTAACCGCCATAGAAAGTTCAAAAACGCATTTTAGCGTGGAATTGAGCCAAAAAACCCAAAACAGCGTGGCGTTAGAAAATTACAAGGATTTAGTCCATATTGAGCCAGCCCTAAAAGCGAACGCAAGTTTAGACGGGCATTTTGTGCAAGGGCATATTGACGCTATCGGGGTCATTGAAAAAATCATTCACAACGCTAATCAAGTGGATTTTTTCATCAGCGCTTCTAAAGAAACGCTTTTGTTGTGCGTTGAGCAAGGCTCTATCGCCATTGATGGGGTGAGTTTGACTTTAAGCAAGGTAGAAGAAAAGGGGTTTTGGCTAACGATTATCCCTTACACTTTAGAGAATACCCTTTTTAAGACTTATAAACTCAAACGGCGTGTGAATATTGAAACGGACATGTTAGTTCGCAGCGTTGTCTCTATTTTGAAAAAAACAAAGGGGCTTGAAAAAAATTTCTCTTGGAATGAGGCCGACGCTTTGACTTTAGGGTATTAG
- a CDS encoding FlhB-like flagellar biosynthesis protein, with protein sequence MNKTIKAAALAYNMGQDHAPKVIASGVGEVAKRIIQKAKEYDIALFSNPMLVDSLLKVGLDCTIPEELYESVVQVFLWLNSVENNAQMSK encoded by the coding sequence ATGAATAAAACCATAAAAGCCGCCGCCCTAGCCTATAACATGGGGCAAGATCATGCCCCAAAAGTGATCGCAAGCGGGGTGGGCGAAGTGGCTAAAAGGATCATTCAAAAAGCTAAGGAATACGATATAGCGCTCTTTTCTAACCCCATGCTGGTGGATTCGCTCTTAAAGGTGGGATTAGACTGCACGATACCTGAAGAATTGTATGAAAGCGTGGTGCAAGTGTTTTTATGGCTCAATAGCGTGGAAAATAACGCGCAAATGTCCAAGTAA